In Cicer arietinum cultivar CDC Frontier isolate Library 1 chromosome 7, Cicar.CDCFrontier_v2.0, whole genome shotgun sequence, a single window of DNA contains:
- the LOC101499448 gene encoding Metallothionein-like protein type 3-like yields the protein MSSSCGNCNCADKNQCGKGNNYGVTIVETEKSYLETVIMDVPAAEHGGNCKCGSNCTCTNCTCGR from the exons ATGTCAAGCTCATGTGGCAACTGCAACTGCGCTGACAAGAACCAGTGCGG GAAGGGAAACAACTACGGTGTAACCATTGTAGAGACTGAGAAGAG CTACCTGGAGACTGTTATCATGGATGTTCCAGCTGCTGAGCATGGTGGGAATTGCAAGTGTGGTTCTAACTGCACTTGCACTAACTGCACCTGCGGTCGTTAA